From a region of the Stenotrophomonas sp. BIO128-Bstrain genome:
- a CDS encoding M14 family zinc carboxypeptidase, producing MSRPITWLVGALWLLAAPAFAQSAYFFPQGGEFDPSIPTPQQFLGYEIGSRYTRHDQLVAYFNELAKHSDKIKVEEIGRSYEGRPLLIATVTSAQNLQNLEALRRQHVTLADPAQPLSAAGSSPVVVWLGYSVHGNETSSGEAAMLTAYYLVANRSVETAQWLQHAVVLFDPAQNPDGRDRAASWHNAYASSPASADPADKEHVEPFPQGRTNHYFTDLNRDWLALTQQDTRPKIAYFHQWYPNVQIDFHEMGKDSTYYFEPSPASMHSPLIPASSYAFNKTLAKYHAQSLDALGSLYYTGENFDNFSPVYGSTYPDFHGAVGVTVEQASSRGRVQESVNGLLTFGFTIRNQVATGLGTVRGAVTERDGLLKLQKDFFQSALKQANHQPVKSFVFGDAGDPGLTRRLLDLLLQHQITVQALSAPVTVDGQRFEPGSAYVVQAAQPQFRLVHSIFADTPPIKGDVFYGSTSYAIAPAYGVAFAASRSRIAGGERVASVPDANGRVVGGEAGYAYVFDWRDYNASRALYALQAKGLLTRAAFQPFTAATAQGEQSFGYGSVVVPVAGQPLAGAELLAAVDAAARSSGVHIQALSSGQSRGGIDLGSDSVKALRKPAVALVMGEGVSATEIGSAWFLLDQHLQLPASKIDPAQLGKVALDRYTTIVLAGGTYGGVDATAVAALKRWINAGGTLITYGTAARWAIEQKLSDEVLGPEEKEPEAARRAFGDQRDIAAIERVSGNILSADVDTTHPLGFGVPRRQLAVNKENGLSFQPSRNPFSTVVRIDEAPKVNGYLSERNRSRVAGAAWLLVSPQGQGNVVLFADDPAHRKYWHGTERLLLNAIFFGNQLNPTKPRG from the coding sequence GTGTCACGTCCCATCACCTGGCTGGTGGGCGCGTTGTGGTTGCTGGCCGCGCCAGCGTTCGCGCAGAGCGCGTACTTCTTCCCGCAGGGCGGCGAGTTCGATCCGTCCATTCCCACCCCGCAGCAGTTCCTCGGCTATGAGATCGGCAGCCGCTACACGCGGCACGATCAGCTGGTGGCGTATTTCAACGAACTGGCCAAACACTCCGACAAGATCAAGGTCGAAGAGATCGGGCGCAGTTACGAGGGCCGCCCGCTGCTGATCGCCACGGTGACCTCGGCACAGAATCTGCAGAACCTGGAGGCGCTGCGGCGCCAGCACGTCACCCTGGCCGATCCGGCGCAGCCGCTCTCGGCCGCCGGCAGCAGCCCGGTGGTGGTGTGGCTGGGCTACAGCGTGCACGGCAATGAAACCTCCAGCGGTGAAGCAGCGATGCTCACCGCCTACTACCTGGTCGCCAACCGCAGTGTGGAAACCGCGCAGTGGCTGCAGCACGCGGTGGTGCTGTTCGATCCGGCGCAGAACCCGGACGGGCGTGACCGCGCGGCGAGCTGGCACAATGCGTATGCGTCCTCGCCGGCCTCGGCCGACCCGGCCGACAAGGAACATGTCGAACCGTTCCCGCAGGGCCGCACCAATCACTACTTCACCGACCTCAACCGCGACTGGCTGGCGCTGACCCAGCAGGACACGCGGCCGAAGATCGCGTACTTCCACCAGTGGTATCCCAACGTCCAGATCGATTTCCACGAGATGGGCAAGGACAGCACCTACTACTTCGAACCGTCGCCGGCCAGCATGCACAGCCCGCTCATCCCGGCGTCGTCGTATGCGTTCAACAAGACCCTGGCCAAGTACCACGCACAGTCGCTGGATGCGCTGGGCTCGCTGTACTACACCGGGGAGAACTTCGATAACTTCTCGCCGGTCTATGGCTCGACCTACCCGGACTTCCACGGTGCGGTGGGGGTGACCGTGGAGCAGGCCAGCTCGCGAGGCCGCGTGCAGGAATCGGTCAACGGCCTGCTGACCTTCGGCTTCACCATCCGCAACCAGGTGGCCACTGGCCTGGGCACCGTGCGCGGCGCGGTCACCGAGCGCGACGGGCTGCTGAAGCTGCAGAAGGATTTCTTCCAGTCGGCCCTGAAGCAGGCCAACCATCAGCCGGTGAAGTCGTTCGTGTTCGGCGACGCGGGCGATCCGGGCCTGACCCGGCGCCTGCTGGATCTGCTGCTGCAGCACCAGATCACCGTGCAGGCATTGAGCGCCCCGGTGACGGTGGACGGCCAACGCTTCGAGCCGGGCAGTGCCTACGTGGTCCAGGCCGCGCAGCCGCAGTTCCGCCTCGTCCATTCGATCTTCGCCGACACCCCGCCGATCAAGGGCGATGTGTTCTACGGCAGCACCTCCTATGCGATCGCACCAGCCTACGGCGTCGCATTCGCCGCCAGCCGCAGCCGGATTGCCGGTGGCGAGCGCGTGGCCAGCGTGCCGGACGCGAACGGTAGAGTGGTCGGTGGCGAGGCGGGCTATGCCTACGTGTTTGACTGGCGCGATTACAACGCCAGCCGCGCGCTGTACGCGCTGCAGGCCAAGGGCCTGCTGACCCGCGCCGCGTTCCAGCCGTTCACGGCAGCCACCGCGCAGGGCGAGCAGTCGTTCGGCTACGGCAGCGTGGTGGTGCCGGTGGCGGGCCAGCCGCTGGCCGGTGCCGAACTGCTCGCGGCGGTCGACGCCGCGGCACGCAGCAGTGGCGTGCATATCCAGGCGCTGTCCAGTGGGCAGAGCCGTGGGGGTATCGATCTGGGCAGCGACAGTGTCAAGGCACTGCGCAAGCCGGCGGTCGCGCTGGTGATGGGCGAGGGCGTGAGTGCAACCGAGATCGGCTCGGCCTGGTTCCTGCTTGATCAGCATCTGCAACTGCCGGCCAGCAAGATCGATCCGGCCCAGCTCGGCAAGGTCGCTCTGGATCGCTACACCACCATTGTCCTGGCCGGGGGCACCTACGGTGGCGTCGATGCCACCGCCGTGGCCGCGCTCAAGCGCTGGATCAATGCTGGCGGCACGTTGATCACCTATGGCACCGCCGCGCGCTGGGCAATCGAGCAGAAGCTCAGCGACGAAGTGCTGGGGCCGGAGGAGAAGGAACCGGAGGCGGCACGACGCGCCTTTGGCGATCAGCGCGACATCGCCGCGATCGAACGCGTGAGCGGCAACATCCTCAGCGCCGACGTGGACACCACGCATCCGCTGGGCTTCGGCGTGCCGCGCCGGCAGCTGGCGGTGAACAAGGAAAACGGCCTGAGCTTCCAGCCCAGCCGCAACCCGTTCTCCACGGTGGTACGCATCGACGAAGCGCCCAAGGTCAACGGGTATCTGTCCGAGCGCAACCGCAGCCGCGTCGCTGGTGCGGCCTGGCTGCTGGTCTCGCCGCAGGGGCAGGGCAACGTGGTGCTGTTCGCCGATGACCCGGCGCATCGCAAGTACTGGCACGGCACCGAGCGCCTGCTGTTGAACGCGATCTTCTTCGGCAACCAGCTCAACCCGACCAAGCCGCGCGGCTGA
- a CDS encoding TonB-dependent hemoglobin/transferrin/lactoferrin family receptor: MKSSLTLLALAVGASLSVTVHAETAADASTLDTVRVQAERAKKTRSTNQNVTVLTAADLDNEMANTMEEAIRYIPGVSIVDMGRFGDNGFNIRGLESDRVAITVDGLSLGESVETARSYEFFRGGRGDVDIDTLKSLAVIKGADSISAGSGALGGAVVFTTKDPADYLTRTGNDTHLGFKAGYSGANDETMGTLTFANRTGIVESMLVYTRREGHESESWYDTTNDRIGVGRRTPDPVDSTRDNLLGKFDLQLDEANTLGFLYERGRATNDVDNLSRVYAPGYLSRKGHDTNDRDRYGVNYQWRADNALFDTLDAQLDRQVTDSRGITTIVAGSGCPGGTTPCLRSENRSTKQTLDRAAADFSKVFATAGARHDVVYGLAWQQRDIDFTAVDTRWNAAGAVASVEIDPRQVPKTDVTAWNLYLRDSVQLLDERLTLSAGARYDRYDYSPQVDATFVDRTGTVRDVSFASPSWQLGAEYRFLPDHALWAQVGRGFRAPTVADMYSPTSATQVINAQNGQPLLLNDTVSNPDLEAEKSLNLEFGYRWSTDRAQLGLSVFRDRYENFIEYTNLVQSVPGGFRTTATGPVLYSRNYTMPTNAGEVTVKGVELEGRWQISDAWSSRLAASYSEGEKRNGDPLESIVPASAVLGVRYAPSPVWNLTASVTHAVAKKAKDAYTTDATGKVITPAFVDKADGYTVLDLYGTWNVTPQWKLSAGIYNLTNEEYYLWQRVRNINKGTNTLYGYVNDEGIGRYSEPGRNARITVAYSF; encoded by the coding sequence ATGAAGTCGTCCCTCACCCTGCTGGCGCTGGCGGTTGGCGCCAGCCTGTCCGTCACCGTGCATGCTGAAACCGCTGCCGATGCCAGCACGCTCGATACCGTGCGCGTGCAGGCCGAGCGCGCCAAGAAAACCCGTTCGACCAACCAGAACGTCACCGTCCTTACCGCGGCCGATCTCGACAACGAGATGGCCAACACGATGGAAGAAGCGATCCGCTACATCCCCGGTGTCAGCATCGTGGACATGGGCCGATTCGGCGACAACGGCTTCAATATCCGCGGCCTGGAAAGCGACCGCGTCGCGATCACCGTCGATGGTCTGAGCCTGGGCGAATCGGTGGAAACCGCGCGTTCCTACGAGTTCTTTCGCGGTGGCCGCGGCGATGTGGACATCGATACCCTCAAAAGCCTGGCCGTGATCAAGGGCGCCGACTCGATCAGCGCCGGCAGCGGTGCGCTGGGGGGTGCGGTGGTGTTCACCACCAAGGACCCGGCCGACTACCTCACGCGTACCGGCAACGATACCCACCTTGGGTTCAAGGCGGGGTACTCCGGTGCCAATGACGAAACCATGGGCACGCTGACCTTTGCCAACCGTACCGGCATCGTCGAATCGATGCTGGTCTACACCCGCCGCGAAGGCCATGAATCCGAGTCGTGGTATGACACCACCAACGACCGCATCGGGGTCGGTCGCCGCACGCCGGATCCGGTGGACAGCACCCGCGACAATCTGCTGGGCAAGTTCGACCTGCAGCTCGACGAGGCCAACACGCTGGGCTTCCTCTACGAGCGTGGCCGCGCCACCAACGACGTGGACAACCTCTCGCGCGTCTACGCGCCGGGTTACCTGTCGCGCAAAGGTCATGACACCAACGACCGTGACCGCTACGGGGTGAACTACCAGTGGCGCGCTGACAACGCGCTGTTCGATACGCTGGATGCACAGCTGGACCGCCAGGTCACCGACAGCCGTGGCATCACCACCATCGTGGCCGGCAGCGGCTGCCCCGGCGGCACGACGCCATGCCTGCGCAGCGAGAACCGCTCGACCAAGCAGACCCTGGACCGCGCCGCGGCCGACTTCAGCAAGGTCTTCGCCACTGCCGGCGCGCGCCATGACGTGGTCTACGGCCTGGCCTGGCAGCAGCGCGACATCGATTTCACTGCGGTTGATACGCGCTGGAACGCGGCCGGCGCGGTCGCCTCGGTGGAGATCGACCCGCGGCAGGTGCCCAAGACCGACGTGACCGCCTGGAACCTGTACCTGCGCGACAGCGTGCAGCTGCTGGACGAACGGCTGACGCTCAGCGCCGGTGCGCGCTACGACCGTTACGATTACTCACCGCAGGTGGATGCCACCTTCGTGGACCGCACCGGCACCGTGCGCGATGTGAGCTTCGCTTCGCCGAGCTGGCAGCTGGGCGCCGAGTACCGCTTCCTGCCCGATCACGCGCTGTGGGCGCAGGTGGGGCGTGGCTTCCGCGCACCGACCGTGGCGGACATGTATTCGCCGACCAGCGCCACCCAGGTCATCAACGCGCAGAACGGCCAGCCGCTGCTGCTCAACGACACCGTCTCCAACCCGGACCTGGAGGCGGAGAAGAGCCTGAATCTGGAGTTCGGCTACCGCTGGAGCACCGATCGCGCGCAGCTGGGCCTGTCGGTGTTCCGCGACCGCTACGAGAACTTCATCGAGTACACCAACCTGGTCCAGTCGGTACCCGGCGGCTTCCGCACCACCGCCACCGGCCCGGTGCTGTATTCGCGCAACTACACGATGCCGACCAACGCGGGCGAAGTGACGGTGAAGGGCGTGGAGCTGGAAGGGCGCTGGCAGATCAGCGACGCCTGGTCCTCGCGCCTGGCGGCCTCCTACAGCGAAGGCGAGAAGCGCAACGGCGACCCGCTGGAGAGCATCGTGCCGGCCAGTGCGGTACTGGGCGTGCGCTACGCGCCGTCGCCGGTGTGGAACCTCACCGCCAGCGTGACCCACGCCGTGGCCAAGAAAGCGAAGGACGCCTACACCACCGACGCCACCGGCAAGGTCATCACGCCCGCCTTCGTCGACAAGGCCGATGGCTACACCGTGCTGGATCTGTACGGCACCTGGAACGTCACCCCGCAGTGGAAGCTCAGCGCCGGTATCTACAACCTGACCAATGAGGAGTACTACCTCTGGCAGCGCGTGCGCAACATCAACAAGGGCACCAACACGCTGTACGGCTACGTCAACGATGAGGGCATCGGCCGCTACAGCGAGCCCGGCCGCAATGCGCGGATCACGGTGGCCTACAGTTTCTGA
- a CDS encoding DEAD/DEAH box helicase — MSFESLGLAPFLLRALTEQGYDTPTPIQEQAIPLALEGRDLLAGAQTGTGKTAAFGLPLLQHLGTNPQAVNGPRKPRALVLAPTRELATQVHDSLRGYSKYLRIPSACIYGGVGMGNQFDVLRRGVDLLVACPGRLIDHIERRSVDLSGIEILVLDEADRMLDMGFLPSIKKILAKLPRQNRQTLLFSATFEESIKQLALEFMRDPAQIQVTPKNTVAETITHRVHPVDGARKRELLLHLLAQDSREQTLVFGRTKHGCDKLAMFLDKSGIKTAAIHGNKSQGQRLRALGDFKAGRVTVLVATDIAARGIDINELPKVINYDLPMVAEDYVHRIGRTGRNGSTGQAISLVAQDEAKLLRQIVRLLDKDMDIRDVPGFEPQTPIRWGNSAPGKAEVPGGDRSPRKHARRPHSEAPRHAHAGPKKAGGGQRDGAGRGAPRGGQPQGQRRGGAGRSQGGGGGRAS, encoded by the coding sequence ATGTCTTTTGAATCCTTGGGCCTTGCCCCGTTCCTGCTGCGCGCGTTGACCGAGCAGGGCTACGATACCCCCACGCCGATCCAGGAGCAGGCCATCCCGCTCGCCCTGGAAGGTCGCGACCTGCTGGCCGGCGCACAGACCGGTACCGGCAAGACCGCCGCCTTCGGCCTGCCGCTGCTGCAGCACCTGGGTACCAACCCGCAGGCCGTCAATGGCCCGCGCAAGCCGCGTGCACTGGTGCTCGCCCCCACCCGCGAACTGGCCACCCAGGTGCATGACAGCCTGCGCGGCTACAGCAAGTACCTGCGTATCCCGAGCGCCTGCATCTACGGCGGCGTCGGCATGGGCAACCAGTTCGACGTGCTGCGCCGTGGCGTGGACCTGCTGGTCGCCTGCCCGGGCCGCCTGATCGATCACATCGAGCGTCGCAGCGTCGACCTGTCCGGCATCGAAATCCTGGTCCTGGACGAAGCCGACCGCATGCTCGACATGGGCTTCCTGCCGTCGATCAAGAAGATCCTCGCCAAGCTGCCGCGCCAGAACCGCCAGACCCTGCTGTTCTCGGCCACCTTCGAAGAGAGCATCAAGCAGCTGGCCCTGGAGTTCATGCGCGATCCGGCGCAGATCCAGGTGACCCCGAAGAACACCGTTGCCGAGACCATCACCCACCGCGTGCATCCGGTCGATGGCGCGCGCAAGCGCGAACTGCTGCTGCACCTGCTGGCGCAGGACAGCCGTGAGCAGACCCTGGTGTTCGGCCGTACCAAGCATGGCTGCGACAAGCTGGCGATGTTCCTGGACAAGTCCGGCATCAAGACCGCGGCGATCCATGGCAACAAGAGCCAGGGCCAGCGCCTGCGTGCCCTGGGTGACTTCAAGGCCGGCCGCGTGACCGTGCTGGTGGCCACCGACATCGCCGCACGCGGTATCGACATCAACGAACTGCCGAAGGTCATCAACTACGACCTGCCGATGGTGGCCGAGGATTACGTGCACCGCATCGGCCGTACCGGCCGTAACGGTTCGACCGGCCAGGCGATTTCGCTGGTGGCCCAGGACGAAGCCAAGCTGCTGCGCCAGATCGTGCGCCTGCTCGACAAGGACATGGACATCCGCGACGTGCCGGGCTTCGAGCCGCAGACCCCGATCCGCTGGGGCAACAGTGCGCCGGGCAAGGCCGAAGTGCCGGGTGGCGATCGTTCGCCGCGCAAGCATGCGCGTCGTCCGCACAGCGAGGCCCCGCGCCACGCCCATGCCGGCCCGAAGAAGGCCGGTGGCGGCCAGCGTGATGGCGCCGGTCGCGGTGCACCGCGCGGTGGCCAGCCGCAGGGCCAGCGCCGTGGCGGTGCCGGTCGCAGCCAGGGTGGCGGCGGCGGTCGCGCCAGCTGA
- a CDS encoding EF-hand domain-containing protein, which yields MKIVPLTAALLALVLAPAAHAQPATKATPVSPTAAAFLAQFATEGTDSVSWAQFEAFRKQRYTDTDRNQDGHVDEQEYVDEYLQRFDVRLADARAGHLRQTDTRFKALDRDGNGAISRAEYDAAGERTWAGYEASQNATQETAAASSRDPLKMPTSHTANGMLELYDRNQDGAVDRDEFDAVRAAGFAATDADGNGTLSLAEYTAEFSGRLEQQRQRVRADAARQARVRFASLDKDTDGRMTFAEYQLSGKRMFDRADSNGDGVVDARDPEPVAGAHSANGNR from the coding sequence ATGAAGATCGTCCCGCTCACCGCGGCCCTGCTGGCACTGGTGCTGGCGCCGGCCGCCCATGCACAACCGGCCACCAAGGCCACCCCTGTGTCCCCGACCGCGGCTGCCTTCCTGGCGCAGTTCGCCACCGAAGGGACCGACAGCGTCAGCTGGGCCCAGTTCGAGGCCTTCCGCAAGCAGCGTTACACCGACACCGACCGCAACCAGGACGGCCACGTCGACGAACAGGAATACGTCGATGAGTACCTGCAGCGCTTCGATGTGCGCCTGGCCGACGCGCGCGCTGGCCACCTGCGCCAGACCGACACCCGTTTCAAGGCACTGGATCGCGACGGGAACGGGGCGATCAGCCGCGCCGAGTACGATGCCGCCGGCGAACGCACCTGGGCCGGCTACGAGGCCTCGCAGAACGCCACGCAGGAGACGGCCGCGGCGTCTTCGCGCGATCCGCTGAAGATGCCGACCTCGCACACCGCCAACGGCATGCTGGAGCTGTACGACCGCAACCAGGATGGCGCGGTGGATCGCGACGAGTTCGACGCAGTGCGTGCCGCGGGCTTCGCCGCCACCGATGCCGACGGCAACGGTACGCTGTCGCTGGCCGAATACACCGCCGAGTTCAGCGGCCGCCTGGAGCAGCAGCGCCAGCGTGTCCGTGCCGATGCCGCGCGCCAGGCCCGCGTGCGCTTCGCCTCGCTGGACAAGGACACCGATGGCCGCATGACCTTTGCCGAGTACCAGCTCTCGGGCAAGCGCATGTTCGACCGCGCCGACAGCAATGGCGACGGCGTCGTCGATGCACGCGATCCCGAGCCGGTCGCCGGCGCGCATTCGGCCAACGGCAACCGCTAG